TGCCGCTGGAGCTGCCGGAGCCCTGCGCCAGCAGCGGCAGCACCGCCAGCCCGGCGGCCACGCCGGCCAGCAGCCACACCCGCAGCGTCAGGCCGCGTACCTTCAGGCCGGACATCCGTGCCATATCGGCATTGCCGCCCACCGCCTGAATATGCTGGCCGAAGCGCGAATGGTGGACGATAAACTGAAACAGAACAAACACCGCCGCCAGCCACAGCAGCGGGTAAGGAATGCCCAGCAGCGTACTGTCGCGGAAGGCGTTCATCAGCGGATCGCTGACGCTGATGCGGCGCTGGCCGGTCAGCAGGTCGGTCAGGCCAGTGAAGGCCACCGAGGTGGAGAGGGTGGCCAGCAGCGGCGGCAGCCCGGCCACCAGCACCAGCAGCGCGTTCACCGCGCCGCAGGCCAGCGACAGCGCCACCACCGCCAGCAGCAGCAGCAGATACGGCGTGTGCCACTCCACCATGCCGAGGCTGAGCAGCGCCACGCCAAACACCGCGATGGCGGGTAGCGACAGGTCGATGCCGCCGGAGACCACATCATCGCCGCCCACCGCCACCACGCACACCAGACCAAAGCTTAAGATCGCCAGCGGCACGCTCTGCACCAGCATCAGGCTGATATTCTGCCAGCTGAGGAAGTACGGCGACTGCACGCTCAGCCAGACCAGCAGCGCGACAAACAGCAGCAGCGGAAATTTTTCCAGCAGAACCGTCAGGCGCGGCGCGCCCCGGCTGTGAATCAGATTACTCATAGTGCCTGTTCCTGCCCGCCGTTAATCGCTATCAGCAGGGCATCGAGAGTGAGCCCCTGCGTGGGAATATTCGCCACCAGCGCGCCGCGCCACATCACCAGAATGCGGTCGCACAGGCCGAGCAGCTCGCTGGCGTCGCTGGAGGAGACCAGCACCGAACGCCCCTGGTCGGCCAGCTGGCGGGTGCGCAGATAGATGTCGCTGCGCGCGCCAATGTCCACCCCCAGCGTCGGTTCATCAAGGATAAACAGCCGCGCGTCGGTGCCCAGCCAGCGGGCGAGGATCACCTTCTGCTGGTTGCCGCCGCTCATATGGCGTACCGGCAGCGCCGGTTTATTCGGGCGGATGCTCAGCCGTTCAAACCACTGTTCGGCGTTCTGTCGGGCGCGGCCCCGGTGTTCCCAGCCGAAGGTGGCGGTCTGCGGCAGCGTCGCCAGGTTGATGTTGTCGGTGGCGCTGAAGGGCAGGATCAGCCCCTGATGGCGGCGGTCGCGCGGCACTAACGCCATGCCGGCCTTGATCGCCTGCTGCGGCGAGCGGATACGCCGCACGCGGCCGTTGAGCACGATCTCGCCCTGACGTGCACGCTTCAGGCCGTAGAGCGTATCAACCAGCAGATCGCGTCCGGCACCAAGCAACCCGGCCACGCCGACAATTTCGCCGGGCTGAATAGCGAAGCTGATGTTATCCAGCTGCTGGCCGTCAGAAAGGTTACGCACCTCCAGCACCGGCGACTGCACGGCGGCAGCGCGGGGCTGGCGTGGGGTGTAAAGCTGGGCGATATCGCGGCCGACCATCATGTTGATCACCGCATCGGTGTTCTGCAGCAGCTCACGGTCCGGGTAGCCGACCACCTCGCCGTTGCGCAGCACGGTGGCGTTGTGGCACAGCGAGGCGATCTCATTGAGATAGTGGGAGATATAGAGAATGGCGATGCCCTGCTGCTGCAGGCGCAGGATCGCCCCGGTCACCAGGCTGGCTTCGTGGGCTTCCAGCGGGGCGGTCGGTTCATCAAACACCACCAGCCTTGCCGCACCGTCGATCAGCGCGCGGGCGATCTGCACCAGCTTGCGTTCGGCCAGGCTGAGATCGCGGATCAGGCGGTTGGCGTTAATCGGCAGCTGCCAGTTATCGCGGAAAAAGGCTTCGGTGGCGGCGATCATTGCCCGCCGGTTCAGCGCGCCCCACGGTCGGCGCAGCTCCTGGCCGAGGAACACCGACTCCGCCACGGTAAAGTGCGGGATCAGGTTCAGCTCCTGATGGATCACCCGGATACCGCGCGCCTCGATGGCGGCCGGGTCGCCCAGCGGCAGGCTGACGCCGTCCAGCGTGGCGCTGCCGCTGTCGGCCTGGTAAACGCCGGCGAGGATCTTAATCAGGGTGGATTTCCCGGCGCCGTTCTCGCCGATCAGGCCATGAATTTCACCGGGAGCGATACGCAGCGTGACCGCCGTTAAGGCGGCCACGCCGGCAAAACGCTTACCGATCTGGTCCATCACCAGACCGGTAGCCGCTGCCGTGGTTTGCAGGTTATCAGCGCTCACTACTTCAGCTCACCGTAACCCAGCTGTTTGTAGACGGCCTTCGCTTCCGCTTCGCCCTTCACCGGCAGCACCGGAATAAAGGTCTGGGTTGGCAGCTTCTGGCCGGCGAAGTAGCGGGCCACGTTGTCAGCCGAGGTCTGGCCGATCAGGTGCGGCTGCTGGGCGACGTTGGCCACCAGCGGGCTGCCCGGCTCGGCCATGATCTCAAGCGTTTCCGGGCCGGCGTCGATGGCGGTCACCTTGACGTCTTTGTCACGGCCGGTCTCTTCCAGCGCCTGTACGATACCGATTGCCGGCTGGTCCCAGCAGGCCACGTGGATCGCGTCCAGCTTGCCTTTCGGATACTGGCTTAACAGCTCCAGGGTTTTCTTACGCGCGTCTTCCGGCGAGTTGGCAAACTGCTCGGCCAGTTCAGGCTGGATAATATGGATGCCAGGGTAGTCCTTCAGCACATACTTCCACTGATCGTAACGAATGCCGCAGATCCGCAGGGCATTGGAGAAGGCGTTAAATACCGCCACGTTGCCTTTACCGCCCAGTTCGTCCGCCATATAACGGCCGATGGTCGAACCCAGCGTATAGTTATCTGACGTGGTGTTATTCACGGAATATTCGGAGACGTGGTCAACGGTAAAGACCGGAATATTCGCCGCGCGCAGCGCTTTAAATTTCGGTTCAACGGCGCTGTCGCCGAGAATACTGATCACCGCATCGACTTTACGCGACAGCAGAATATCGTGGTTATTGGCGTGAACCTGGTTATCTCTGCCGCCGTCAACGCCGACCACCTTGCCGCCAAGCTTCTCCACCTCTTCCGTGGCGCCTTTATAGGCTTCACGATCCCAGAAATGCTGGGTGCCGACCACCGCAATACCGATGGTTTTACCCTGCAGGGACGGGGCGTCAGCGGCGTAAGTGGCGGCGGAGGCAAGCGATAATAATGCCACGGCAACCGGCAACAGTTTTACGTTGTGTTTCATTGTTATTATAACCCTGTGTAAGTAGTAAACTGGTGGACGGCTAGCATGACAATTCAGCCCGGCAACCCGAAATAACAAAAGCGTCTATCTTATAGCTGAAAATGTTATAAAGGAAAACAGTCGTCGAGGATATTCGACTTTCTTCATGTCGAAAGTGAAATTAATTCATATAAGCCATTTTACGCCTGCGCTATGATGGCGAATTGCCGTATTTTCCCTTTTTTGTGAGCCAGAGATGAAAGACGAACACCACCTTGCCGTGATGCACTGGGGCACCTACCGCGTCGCCACCGATAACGGAACCATTACCAGCGTCTCACCGGTTGAGTGGGATAAAAATCCGTCGCGCATCGGGCAGTCGCTGGCGGACGGCGTCACCAGTGAGGCCCGCGTCAAGCGCCCGTCGGTGCGCCTCGGCTATCTGCAGCACGGCCCGGCATCGCGCGAAGGGCGTGGCAAAGAACCCTTTGTTGAGGTGAGCTGGGAGGTGGCGCTGGACCTGGTGGCGCGGGAGATGCGATCGGTCAAGGCGCGTTGTGGCAACGAGGCGATCTTCGGCGGCTCCTACGGCTGGGCCAGCGCCGGCCGTTTTCACCACGCGCAGAGCCAGCTGCACCGCTTTCTGAAAGGCTTTGGCGGCTATACCGCCAGCACCAACACCTACAGCAGCGCGGCGGGCGAGCGCGTGCTGCCGCACATTCTCGGCCCGCTCAGCCCGCTGCACCGCCAGCATACCCACTGGTCGGAACTGGAGCGCGAGTGCCAGCTGTTCGTCGCCATCGGCGGCCTGCCGCTGCGCAACGCGCAGGTGAACGGCGGCGCGGCCAACGACCATATGCTGAAACACTGGCTGGATCGCCTGCAGCGGAAGGGCGTGCGCTTTATCAACATCAGCCCGGTGAAAAACGACCTCAGCGCGGTGCCGGACGCCAGGTGGCTGGCGATTAAGCCGGGCACCGACACCGCCCTGCTGCTGGCGCTGTGCCAGGTGCTGGTCAGTGAAGACCTTGTCGACCACGGCTTTATCGCCAGCCACACCGTCGGCTTTGCGCCGTTCCGCGCCTATCTGCTGGGCGAGAGCGATGGCGTGGTGAAAACGCCGCAGTGGGCGGCGGCGATTACCGGGCTGGACGCCGGTGACATTGCCGCACTGGCGCGCACCATGGCCGCCAGCCGCACCATGGTCAACATCTCCTGGTCGATCCAGCGCGCCCGGCAGGGGGAGCAGGCCTACTGGGCGACGGTGGCGCTGACCGCGCTGCTCGGCCAGATCGGCACGCCGGGCGGCGGGCTGGCCTTTGGCTACGCCTGCACCAACCTCGCCGGGGCGGCGCGCGCGGTGTTCTCCGGCCCGCGGCTGCCCGCCGGTAAAAATCAGGTCAACAGCGTGATCCCGGTGGCGCGGCTCTCCGATATGCTGCTCAACCCCGGCGGCGAGTATGCGTTTGACGGCCAGACGCTGCGCTATCCGGATATCCGCCTGGTCTACTGGGCGGGGGGCAACGCCTTCCATCACCATCAGGATCTGAACCGGCTGGTCGAGGCCTGGCGGCAGCCGGAAACGGTGGTGGTTAACGAGCAGTACTGGACGGCGCAGGCGCGCCACGCGGACATTATTCTGCCGGTGACCACTTCGCTGGAGCGTGAGGACATCGGCAGCGGCGGCCACGACGGCTTTATGATCGCCATGCGCCAGCTGATTGCACCGGTGGCGGAAGCGCGTGACGACTACGCGATCTTCTGCGGGCTGGCGGAGCGGCTCGGTTTCGGCGAACGGTTCAGCGAGGGGCGCAGCCCGGCGGCGTGGCTGCGCAAGCTGTACGATGATTCGCGGCCGCGCGCGCAGGAGGAGGGGATTACGCTGCCGCCGTTTGACGATTTCTGGCAGCAGGGGGTGCTGGAGTACGCGCCGCCGGCGAAGCCGCAGGTATTTCTTGCGGAATTCCGCGCCGATCCGCAGCGCTATCCGCTCTCCACGCCGTCCGGAAAAATCGAGCTGTTCTCGGACACCGTGGCCGCCTTCGGCTACCGCGAGTGTCCGGGCCACGCCTGGTGGGATGACGAAGAGGCGCAGTATCAGCAGCAGCAGGCGCAGCAGTGGCCGCTGCATCTGCTCTCCAGCCAGCCGCGCACCCGCCTGCACAGCCAGTTCGACCACGGCAGCGTCAGCCGCGCCACCAAGATTCAGGGGCGCGAGCCGCTGTGGATGCACCCGGACGATGCCGCCGCCCGTGGTATTACGCACGGCAGCGTGGTGCGGGTATTTAATCAGCGCGGCGCAATCCTCGCCGGGGCGCAGGTCAGCGATCAGATCCTGCGCGGCGTGGTGCAGATCTCCACCGGGGCCTGGTACGATCCGCTGGACCCGAGCCAGCCCGGATCGCTCGACAAGCACGGTAACCCCAACGTGCTGACCGAAGATCGCGGCAGTTCAAGGCTGGGGCAGGGCTGTAGCGCGCAGAGCTGCCGGGTGGAGATTGAAGCCTGGCGGGAGCCGCTGCCGCCGATCACCGTGTTCGACCAGCCGGCGTTTACGGCCTTTCCGCAAGATGTGGGCTGAACCTCCTTGCATCCCGCGCCGGGCTGAATGCCTGAATGTCCCCGCTGCCTGCATTGCAGGAAGCGGCTGGCTTCTGCTCCCCCCTGCAGCCCTCTGCCTGCCCCGGCGGGCGTGGCTGCCGGCAGTCAGCCCGTGGCTTAGCGCTTCTTCGCATAATCATTTCCACACCCTTATAGCGTTTTCTCATTGCAAATCACGAAACGGTATATAAAACCGTTACTGCTTTTAGTGGGGTTATAAATAAACTGAACGTCTCCGGGCGCGAGCCAGTTCAGCTTATCAGGGTGTACCATGACGATACCGACGCTTAAAACACGGCTCAGCGCCGCCGTACTGGCACTTTTCTTATCCGGTTCTGCCGCCGCCACCGAGCTGCTCAACAGCTCTTACGATGTGTCACGCGAGCTGTTTGCCGCGCTGAACACGCCGTTTGAAAAACAGTGGGCGGAGCAGCACCCCGGTGACACCCTGACCATACGTCAGTCGCACGCCGGCTCCTCAAAGCAGGCGCTGGCGATTTTGCAGGGGCTGAAAGCCGACGTGGTCACCTATAACCAGGTGACCGACGTGCAGATCCTGCACGACAAAGGCCAGCTGATCCCGGCCGACTGGCAGCAGCGCCTGCCGAACGCCAGCTCGCCGTTCTACTCGACCATGGCGTTCCTGGTGCGCAAGGGCAATCCGAAAAACATTCACGACTGGAACGACCTGGTGCGTGATGACGTGAAGCTGATCTTCCCGAATCCGAAAACCTCCGGTAACGCCCGTTATACCTACCTGGCGGCCTGGGGCGCGGCAGATAAGGCCGACGGCAAAGATGCGGCAAAAACCCAACAGTTTATGACCCGCTTCCTGAAAAACGTGCAGGTGTTTGATACCGGCGGCCGTGGTGCCACCACCACCTTCGTGGAGCGCGGGCTGGGCGACGTGCTGATCAGCTTTGAGTCGGAAGTGAATAACATCCGTAACCAGTATGAGAAAGACGGTTACGAAGTGATCGTGCCGAAAACCAATATCCTCGCGGAGTTCCCGGTGGCGTGGGTCGATAAAAATACGGAGGCCAACGGCACCACCGAGGCGGCAAAAGCCTACCTTAACTATCTCTACAGCCCGGCGGCACAGCAGATCATTACCCGTTACTACTACCGGGTGAACAACCCGCAGCTGATGGCCGAACAGAAAGCCCGTTTCCCGCAGACCGACCTGTTCCGGGTTGAAGACGCGTTCGGCAGCTGGGAACAGGTGATGAAAACCCACTTCGTCAGCGGTGGCGAGCTGGACAAGCTGCTGGCGGCGGGGCGTTAACTGATGTTTGCAAACACGAGTAAGCGCGTGCTGCCAGGCTTTGGACTGAGCCTCGGCAGCAGCCTGTTTTTCACCTGCCTGATCCTGCTGCTGCCGATCAGCGCGCTGCTGATGCAGCTGTCGCAGATGACGCTGGCGCAGTACTGGGAGGTCATCACCAACCCGCAGGTGGTGGCCGCCTATGAAGTGACGCTGCTGGCGGCGGGCGTGGCCTCAATCTTCAACGCGCTGTTTGGCATGCTGATGGCGTGGATCCTCACCCGCTACCGTTTCCCCGGCCGCGCGCTGCTGGATGGCCTGATGGACCTGCCGTTTGCGCTGCCGACCGCGGTAGCCGGCCTGACGCTGTCGGGCATTTTCGCCGTGAACGGCTGGTACGGTGAGTGGCTGGCGCAGTTTGGTATTAAGGTCTCCTACACCTGGCTGGGCATCGCGGTGGCGATGGCCTTTACCAGCATTCCCTTTGTGGTGCGTACCGTTCAGCCGGTGCTGGAAGAGCTGGGGCCGGAGTATGAAGAGGCGGCTGAAACCCTCGGCGCCAGCCCGTGGCAGAGCTTCCGCCGCGTGGTGCTGCCGGAAGTGGCACCCGCGCTGCTGGCCGGAACCGCGTTATCCTTTACCCGCAGCCTGGGCGAGTTCGGCGCGGTGATTTTTATCGCCGGCAATATCGCCTGGAAAACCGAAGTCACCTCGCTGATGATCTTCGTACGTCTGCAGGAGTTTGACTACCCGGCGGCCAGCGCCATCGCCTCGGTGATCCTTGCCGCGTCGCTGCTGCTGCTCTTCGCGATTAACACCCTGCAGAGCCGCTTTGGCCGCCGTATCGGAGGTCACTGATGGCAGAGGTAACCGATTTGAAACAGGCCGGACGCGCCCCGCTGCCGTGGGGCAAATGGATCCTGATTGGCCTGGGCATGCTGATCTCGATTTTCCTGCTGGTGGTGCCGCTGGTGGCGATCTTCGCCGCCGCCTTTTCTGAAGGGCTGCTGGCGACGTTCAGCAACCTGCAGGACAGCGACATGCTGCACTCGATCTGGCTGACCGTGCTGATTGCGCTGGTGGCCGTGCCGGTTAACCTGGTATTCGGTACGCTGCTGGCCTGGCTGGTAACGCGTTTCACCTTCCCGGGACGCCAGCTGCTGTTAACGCTGTTTGATATTCCGTTTGCCGTGTCGCCGGTGGTGGCGGGGCTGATGTACCTGCTGTTCTGGGGCGTCAACGGCCCGGTGGGCGGCTGGCTGGATGCGCACAGTATCCAGCTGATGTTCTCCTGGCAGGGGATGGCGCTGGTGACCATTTTCGTCACCTGTCCGTTCGTGGTGCGTGAGCTGGTGCCGGTGATGCTCAGCCAGGGCAGCCACGAAGATGAGGCGGCGGTGCTGCTGGGTGCCTCCGGCTGGAAGATGTTCTGGCGCGTGACCCTGCCGAATATCCGCTGGGCGCTGCTCTACGGCGTGGTGCTGACCAACGCCCGCGCCATCGGCGAGTTCGGCGCGGTGTCGGTGGTATCCGGGTCGGTGCGCGGTGAAACCTACACGCTGCCGTTACAGGTTGAATTACTGCATCAGGATTACAACACCGTCGGCGCGTTTACCGCCGCGGCGCTGTTGACCCTGATGGCGATAGTGACGCTGTTTTTAAAGAGCGCGGTGCAGTGGCGGTTAGAGAGCCAGCAGAAGCGTTTGCAACAGGAGGGGAATCATGAGCATTGAGATTGGTAGCATCAACAAATTCTTCGGCAAGACGAAAGTCCTGAACGATATTTCGCTGGATATCCCTTCCGGCCAGATGGTGGCGCTGCTCGGGCCGTCCGGCTCCGGCAAAACCACGCTGCTGCGCATTATCGCCGGGCTGGAGAACCAGAACAGCGGTCGCCTGAGCTTCCACGGTAAGGACGTCAGCCGGGTGCACGCCCGCGACCGTCAGGTAGGGTTTGTGTTCCAGCACTATGCGCTGTTCCGTCATATGACGGTGTTCGACAACATCGCCTTTGGCCTGACCGTGCTGCCGCGCCGCGAACGCCCGTCGGCCGCTGAGATTAAGCAGAAGGTAACCCGCCTGCTGGAGATGGTGCAGCTGGCCCACCTGGCTAACCGCTATCCGTCACAGCTCTCCGGCGGCCAGAAACAGCGTGTGGCGCTGGCCCGTGCGCTGGCGGTGGAGCCGCAGATCCTGCTGCTGGATGAGCCGTTCGGTGCGCTGGATGCCCAGGTGCGTAAAGAGCTGCGCCGCTGGCTGCGTCAGCTGCACGAAGAGCTGAAGTTTACCAGCGTGTTCGTCACCCACGATCAGGAAGAGGCGATGGAAGTGGCCGATCGGGTGGTGGTGATGAGCCAGGGCAACATTGAACAGGTCGGCACGCCGGAAGAGGTGTGGCGCGACCCGGCGACCCGTTTTGTGCTGGAGTTCCTCGGCGAAGTAAACCGTTTCGACGGCGAGGTGCACGGTTCCCATTTCCACGTAGGGGCGCACCACTGGCCGCTGGGCTACACGCCGGCGCACCAGGGGGCGGTGGAGCTGTTTCTGCGTCCGTGGGAAATCAGCGTCAGCCGCCAGAGCAGCCTGGAGTCACCGCTGCCGGTGAAGGTGCTGGAGATCAGCCCGCGCGGCCACTACTGGCAGCTGGTGGTGCAGCCGGACGGCTGGAGCAGCGAACCGGTCACCGTGGTGCTGGAGGGCGAGCAGACCTCGCCGCTGCGCGGCGAGCGCCTGTTTGTTGGCCTGGCGCAGGCGCGGCTCTATCAGGGGGATACCGCGCTGCGCGCGGTTGCCTTCGCGCAAAGCGCCTGATATTTTGATGGGCTTATAAACAGGGGCTGGATAATTCCAGCCCCTGTTGTTTTCGGCGTACGGGGTGCGACTGTGACCACACTTGAACAAACAATCGGCAATACGCCGCTGATCCGCCTGCAGCGGCTTGGGCCTGACAACGGCAGTGAGATCTGGCTGAAGCTGGAAGGCAACAACCCGGCGGGATCGGTCAAAGATCGCGCGGCGCTGTCGATGATCCAACAGGCCGAAGCCCGCGATGAGATCCGTCCGGGCGACGTGCTGATTGAGGCCACCAGCGGCAATACCGGCATAGCGCTGGCGATGATCGCCGCAATGAAAGGTTACGCGCTGAGGCTGCTGATGCCTGACAACATGAGCGTTGAGCGGCAGGCGGCGATGCGCGCCTACGGCGCGGAGCTAATCCTGGTCAGCCGCGAGCAGGGGATGGAAGGGGCCCGCGACCTGGCGCTGGAAATGGCGGCGCGCGGCGAGGGTAAGGTGCTGGATCAGTTTAATAACCCGGACAACCCGCTAGGCCACTATCGGACCACCGGGCCGGAAATCTGGCAGCAGACCGCCGGGCGCATCAGCCATTTTGTCTCCAGCATGGGCACCACCGGCACCATCAGCGGCGTTGGTCGTTTTCTGAAAGAGCAGAGCCCCGGGGTGCAGGTGGTGGGCCTGCAGCCTGCCGAAGGCAGCAGCATTCCCGGCATCCGCCGCTGGCCGGCCGCCTATCTGCCGGGGATCTACCGGCCGGAGCTGGT
This portion of the Erwinia sp. E602 genome encodes:
- the cysW gene encoding sulfate/thiosulfate ABC transporter permease CysW encodes the protein MAEVTDLKQAGRAPLPWGKWILIGLGMLISIFLLVVPLVAIFAAAFSEGLLATFSNLQDSDMLHSIWLTVLIALVAVPVNLVFGTLLAWLVTRFTFPGRQLLLTLFDIPFAVSPVVAGLMYLLFWGVNGPVGGWLDAHSIQLMFSWQGMALVTIFVTCPFVVRELVPVMLSQGSHEDEAAVLLGASGWKMFWRVTLPNIRWALLYGVVLTNARAIGEFGAVSVVSGSVRGETYTLPLQVELLHQDYNTVGAFTAAALLTLMAIVTLFLKSAVQWRLESQQKRLQQEGNHEH
- the cysA gene encoding sulfate/thiosulfate ABC transporter ATP-binding protein CysA produces the protein MSIEIGSINKFFGKTKVLNDISLDIPSGQMVALLGPSGSGKTTLLRIIAGLENQNSGRLSFHGKDVSRVHARDRQVGFVFQHYALFRHMTVFDNIAFGLTVLPRRERPSAAEIKQKVTRLLEMVQLAHLANRYPSQLSGGQKQRVALARALAVEPQILLLDEPFGALDAQVRKELRRWLRQLHEELKFTSVFVTHDQEEAMEVADRVVVMSQGNIEQVGTPEEVWRDPATRFVLEFLGEVNRFDGEVHGSHFHVGAHHWPLGYTPAHQGAVELFLRPWEISVSRQSSLESPLPVKVLEISPRGHYWQLVVQPDGWSSEPVTVVLEGEQTSPLRGERLFVGLAQARLYQGDTALRAVAFAQSA
- the cysM gene encoding cysteine synthase CysM; amino-acid sequence: MTTLEQTIGNTPLIRLQRLGPDNGSEIWLKLEGNNPAGSVKDRAALSMIQQAEARDEIRPGDVLIEATSGNTGIALAMIAAMKGYALRLLMPDNMSVERQAAMRAYGAELILVSREQGMEGARDLALEMAARGEGKVLDQFNNPDNPLGHYRTTGPEIWQQTAGRISHFVSSMGTTGTISGVGRFLKEQSPGVQVVGLQPAEGSSIPGIRRWPAAYLPGIYRPELVDRVLDMSQQEAEQTMRQLARREGVFCGVSSGGAVAGALRIAAEQPGSVVVAIICDRGDRYLSTGVY
- a CDS encoding molybdopterin-dependent oxidoreductase; protein product: MKDEHHLAVMHWGTYRVATDNGTITSVSPVEWDKNPSRIGQSLADGVTSEARVKRPSVRLGYLQHGPASREGRGKEPFVEVSWEVALDLVAREMRSVKARCGNEAIFGGSYGWASAGRFHHAQSQLHRFLKGFGGYTASTNTYSSAAGERVLPHILGPLSPLHRQHTHWSELERECQLFVAIGGLPLRNAQVNGGAANDHMLKHWLDRLQRKGVRFINISPVKNDLSAVPDARWLAIKPGTDTALLLALCQVLVSEDLVDHGFIASHTVGFAPFRAYLLGESDGVVKTPQWAAAITGLDAGDIAALARTMAASRTMVNISWSIQRARQGEQAYWATVALTALLGQIGTPGGGLAFGYACTNLAGAARAVFSGPRLPAGKNQVNSVIPVARLSDMLLNPGGEYAFDGQTLRYPDIRLVYWAGGNAFHHHQDLNRLVEAWRQPETVVVNEQYWTAQARHADIILPVTTSLEREDIGSGGHDGFMIAMRQLIAPVAEARDDYAIFCGLAERLGFGERFSEGRSPAAWLRKLYDDSRPRAQEEGITLPPFDDFWQQGVLEYAPPAKPQVFLAEFRADPQRYPLSTPSGKIELFSDTVAAFGYRECPGHAWWDDEEAQYQQQQAQQWPLHLLSSQPRTRLHSQFDHGSVSRATKIQGREPLWMHPDDAAARGITHGSVVRVFNQRGAILAGAQVSDQILRGVVQISTGAWYDPLDPSQPGSLDKHGNPNVLTEDRGSSRLGQGCSAQSCRVEIEAWREPLPPITVFDQPAFTAFPQDVG
- a CDS encoding sugar ABC transporter ATP-binding protein; this translates as MDQIGKRFAGVAALTAVTLRIAPGEIHGLIGENGAGKSTLIKILAGVYQADSGSATLDGVSLPLGDPAAIEARGIRVIHQELNLIPHFTVAESVFLGQELRRPWGALNRRAMIAATEAFFRDNWQLPINANRLIRDLSLAERKLVQIARALIDGAARLVVFDEPTAPLEAHEASLVTGAILRLQQQGIAILYISHYLNEIASLCHNATVLRNGEVVGYPDRELLQNTDAVINMMVGRDIAQLYTPRQPRAAAVQSPVLEVRNLSDGQQLDNISFAIQPGEIVGVAGLLGAGRDLLVDTLYGLKRARQGEIVLNGRVRRIRSPQQAIKAGMALVPRDRRHQGLILPFSATDNINLATLPQTATFGWEHRGRARQNAEQWFERLSIRPNKPALPVRHMSGGNQQKVILARWLGTDARLFILDEPTLGVDIGARSDIYLRTRQLADQGRSVLVSSSDASELLGLCDRILVMWRGALVANIPTQGLTLDALLIAINGGQEQAL
- a CDS encoding sulfate ABC transporter substrate-binding protein; translation: MTIPTLKTRLSAAVLALFLSGSAAATELLNSSYDVSRELFAALNTPFEKQWAEQHPGDTLTIRQSHAGSSKQALAILQGLKADVVTYNQVTDVQILHDKGQLIPADWQQRLPNASSPFYSTMAFLVRKGNPKNIHDWNDLVRDDVKLIFPNPKTSGNARYTYLAAWGAADKADGKDAAKTQQFMTRFLKNVQVFDTGGRGATTTFVERGLGDVLISFESEVNNIRNQYEKDGYEVIVPKTNILAEFPVAWVDKNTEANGTTEAAKAYLNYLYSPAAQQIITRYYYRVNNPQLMAEQKARFPQTDLFRVEDAFGSWEQVMKTHFVSGGELDKLLAAGR
- a CDS encoding sugar ABC transporter substrate-binding protein, with product MKHNVKLLPVAVALLSLASAATYAADAPSLQGKTIGIAVVGTQHFWDREAYKGATEEVEKLGGKVVGVDGGRDNQVHANNHDILLSRKVDAVISILGDSAVEPKFKALRAANIPVFTVDHVSEYSVNNTTSDNYTLGSTIGRYMADELGGKGNVAVFNAFSNALRICGIRYDQWKYVLKDYPGIHIIQPELAEQFANSPEDARKKTLELLSQYPKGKLDAIHVACWDQPAIGIVQALEETGRDKDVKVTAIDAGPETLEIMAEPGSPLVANVAQQPHLIGQTSADNVARYFAGQKLPTQTFIPVLPVKGEAEAKAVYKQLGYGELK
- the cysT gene encoding sulfate/thiosulfate ABC transporter permease CysT, which produces MFANTSKRVLPGFGLSLGSSLFFTCLILLLPISALLMQLSQMTLAQYWEVITNPQVVAAYEVTLLAAGVASIFNALFGMLMAWILTRYRFPGRALLDGLMDLPFALPTAVAGLTLSGIFAVNGWYGEWLAQFGIKVSYTWLGIAVAMAFTSIPFVVRTVQPVLEELGPEYEEAAETLGASPWQSFRRVVLPEVAPALLAGTALSFTRSLGEFGAVIFIAGNIAWKTEVTSLMIFVRLQEFDYPAASAIASVILAASLLLLFAINTLQSRFGRRIGGH
- a CDS encoding ABC transporter permease, with the protein product MSNLIHSRGAPRLTVLLEKFPLLLFVALLVWLSVQSPYFLSWQNISLMLVQSVPLAILSFGLVCVVAVGGDDVVSGGIDLSLPAIAVFGVALLSLGMVEWHTPYLLLLLAVVALSLACGAVNALLVLVAGLPPLLATLSTSVAFTGLTDLLTGQRRISVSDPLMNAFRDSTLLGIPYPLLWLAAVFVLFQFIVHHSRFGQHIQAVGGNADMARMSGLKVRGLTLRVWLLAGVAAGLAVLPLLAQGSGSSSGTATPLLLETVLATFIGAAFSRRRVVTIWGALLGAVLVNALSNGLGLLGVNIFWMGAIKGVLILVVLAAPALLNRGSAQ